The Fundulus heteroclitus isolate FHET01 unplaced genomic scaffold, MU-UCD_Fhet_4.1 scaffold_148, whole genome shotgun sequence genome has a window encoding:
- the LOC118558691 gene encoding GTPase IMAP family member 4-like, producing the protein MDEPPKVSDVSVQDFRLVLVGKTDAGKSSSGNTILGRGAFRAATKHSSETTECSKQREKVFSRMVSVVDTPGLFDTDQSDKTVKREISKCINMTAPGPHAILLVIKFGTFTAEEREAVMKVEEIFGKEAWKYTIILFTHGDEIKSNFEQKLKNAPPDLQEILKKAGNRYHVFNNLQASNRQQVMILLEKIQKMVDDNRGQFYSNSTYEEAMKMLDQRERDIKQYYETALEEKIKAVKAGYERQLREAKDKHEQVVKRLESELEELKRYYRVLESGVRQFLEQIDKDDDYSELCKRYHETLKLN; encoded by the exons ATGGATGAACCTCCTAAAG TTTCAGATGTTTCAGTTCAAGACTTCAGGCTAGTTCTTGTTGGAAAAACGGATGCAGGAAAAAGCTCCAGTGGAAACACTATATTAGGAAGAGGCGCCTTTAGAGCTGCAACCAAACACTCCTCAG AGACCACTGAATGCTCCAAACAACGAGAAAAGGTGTTCAGCAGGATGGTTTCTGTTGTTGACACCCCCGGTCTCTTTGACACCGATCAGTCTGACAAAACAGTGAAGAGAGAAATCTCAAAATGCATCAACATGACAGCTCCAGGGCCCCATGCCATTCTGCTGGTTATCAAATTTGGAACCTTTACAGCAGAAGAAAGAGAGGCGGTGATGAAGGTGGAGGAGATCTTTGGAAAGGAAGCCTGGAAGTACACCATCATCCTCTTCACTCATGGAGATGAGATCAAGTCAAACTTTGAGCAAAAGCTTAAGAATGCTCCTCCTGACCTGCAAGAGATCTTAAAGAAGGCTGGAAACAGATACCATGTGTTCAACAACCTCCAAGCAAGCAATCGTCAACAAGTTATGATTCTGCTGGAGAAGATCCAGAAGATGGTAGATGACAATAGAGGACAGTTTTACTCAAACAGCACCTATGAAGAGGCTATGAAGATGTTGGATCAGCGAGAACGTGATATCAAGCAGTACTATGAGACGGCACTGGAAGAGAAAATCAAAGCTGTGAAGGCAGGTTATGAGAGGCAGTTGAGGGAAGCTAAAGACAAACATGAGCAGGTAGTGAAAAGGTTGGAGTCTGAGTTGGAGGAGTTGAAGCGATACTACCGCGTCCTAGAGAGCGGAGTCCGTCAGTTTTTAGAGCAGATAGACAAAGATGATGACTATAGTGAACTTTGCAAGCGGTATCATGAAACCCTGAAACTGAACTGA